A genomic region of Cydia splendana chromosome 17, ilCydSple1.2, whole genome shotgun sequence contains the following coding sequences:
- the LOC134798518 gene encoding uncharacterized protein LOC134798518 → MGNKQLNKKKTSRKRQLGRFQQTMELTKRRKLDNFTAEHDTISLDYIELQNMEMESPISSTTDIQSNDEATGSNILNPRIAQVDDTYRVPSILEEEDTHELQISFKVEELPDKTVGRRIVAVSYHSIRFLAFYPIKDCMETIYINAIFHRQNRNFLVLFILQDGLFVTLTSRSHIVLFGAFRE, encoded by the exons atgggtaacaagcaattgaataaaaagaagacatctcgaaaaagacaactcggaagattccaacaaacaatggaactaac gaaaagaagaaaattgGATAATTTCACAGCCGAACATGATACTATATCTTTAGACTACATCGA actgcaaaatatggaaatggaatctccgatttcatcaaccactgacattcaaagtaacga TGAGGCGACCGGCTCAAACATTTTGAACCCACGCATTGCACAGGTGGATGACACTTATCGGGTTCCTAGTATATTAGAGGAAGAAGATACCCATGAG ttacaaATATCGTTCAAAGTGGAAGAGCTTCCTGACAAAACCGTCGGTCGAAGAATTGTCGCAGTTAGTTACCATTCGATTCGATTCCTCGCATTTTATCCAATAAAAGATTGTAtggaaactatatacataaacgcaatatttcaccgacaaaatcgcaattttcttgttttgttcatacttcaagatggactctttgtgaccttgacgtcacggtcacatatcgttttgttcggggcgtttcgcgagtga